A DNA window from Deltaproteobacteria bacterium contains the following coding sequences:
- a CDS encoding zinc-binding dehydrogenase yields MKAAVLHELNKPMSIEDFEMPGIGPDEVLIKVKACGVCHTDYKVIEGRIPSKMPAIIGHEVSGTIAEVGASQKGAFKVGDAVIVGTRYRCGHCQYCMSGRENLCRARPAPASLKRTDGQVINRWNVGGFSQYLALPGYMVFKLPEGLSLDEASIVGCRMTTAYNAVKNSAEIKPGDSALVIGCGGVGLNTIQFLKTFGAYPIIAVDLYDHKLEAAKKFGATHTINGSKQDPVQAVRDLTDGGVNKSFEALGNVKTSDQIVAATRPGGTATIIGGLGKVPFTISDGSFTMQEIKIAGVALRRPTDVVEVLNMVRDKRVEVGGLVSRRYKYDEINDAFHDLEAGKNLMGITVWN; encoded by the coding sequence ATGAAAGCTGCTGTCTTGCATGAACTAAACAAACCGATGAGCATCGAGGATTTCGAGATGCCCGGCATCGGTCCCGATGAAGTCTTGATCAAAGTCAAAGCCTGCGGCGTTTGTCACACCGATTACAAAGTTATCGAAGGACGGATTCCGAGCAAGATGCCGGCAATCATCGGCCATGAGGTGTCGGGCACCATCGCCGAGGTCGGCGCCAGTCAAAAAGGCGCTTTTAAAGTCGGCGACGCGGTGATCGTCGGCACGCGCTATCGCTGCGGCCATTGCCAATACTGTATGTCGGGTCGAGAAAATCTCTGCCGGGCGCGGCCGGCGCCGGCGTCGTTGAAGAGAACCGACGGGCAAGTCATAAACCGCTGGAACGTCGGCGGCTTCTCGCAGTATCTCGCGCTGCCGGGCTACATGGTTTTCAAGTTGCCGGAGGGATTGTCGCTCGATGAGGCGAGCATCGTCGGCTGCCGCATGACCACGGCTTACAACGCGGTGAAGAACTCAGCCGAAATCAAACCGGGCGATTCTGCGCTGGTGATTGGCTGCGGCGGCGTGGGACTCAACACGATTCAATTCTTGAAGACGTTTGGCGCGTATCCGATTATTGCCGTCGATCTTTACGATCATAAGCTCGAGGCGGCGAAGAAGTTCGGCGCCACACACACAATCAACGGATCGAAGCAGGATCCGGTGCAAGCGGTGCGCGATCTCACCGACGGCGGCGTCAACAAGTCCTTTGAAGCTTTGGGCAACGTCAAAACTTCCGATCAGATTGTCGCGGCAACGCGACCTGGCGGCACAGCGACGATCATCGGCGGTTTGGGCAAAGTGCCGTTCACCATCAGCGACGGCAGCTTCACCATGCAAGAAATCAAGATCGCCGGAGTGGCGCTGCGCCGGCCCACCGACGTCGTCGAAGTTTTGAACATGGTGCGCGACAAGCGCGTCGAGGTCGGTGGATTGGTGTCCAGGCGTTACAAATACGATGAGATCAATGACGCGTTTCATGATCTCGAAGCCGGCAAGAACTTGATGGGCATCACCGTGTGGAATTAG
- a CDS encoding amidohydrolase: MNYKIIDADGHVIEDESLFDFLDASYRAKDHQLSWDRMFPSLDFHHIGGHSTRNKKSFGGGKKVGPKEWMDFVEMANLECSVLYPTKGLRIGNISHPDWACYVARAYNNWLHERYLKASPRLKGMALLPMQDVEEAVVELRRVITELGFVGAMLPSRGLPFDLGHKTYWPIYAEAERLGCALGVHGGAHHSMGLDTFETFVPIHALGHPLSLIIGFTGMVYHGVFNQFPKLRMGFLEGGAGWVTFWMDRLDRSHSYHIELNLRGKYKGPSMEDVPSDYIKKGQVFIGCEGNEEGLPYQIQRAGNQHFLFASDFPHEIGPEDILHEIEEVAEAPISDDDKRAVLRENAKRFYRI, translated from the coding sequence ATGAACTACAAAATCATCGATGCCGACGGCCATGTGATCGAAGATGAGTCGTTGTTCGATTTTCTCGACGCTTCCTATCGCGCCAAGGATCATCAGTTGAGCTGGGATCGGATGTTTCCCTCGCTCGACTTTCATCACATCGGCGGTCATTCGACGCGCAACAAGAAATCCTTCGGCGGCGGCAAGAAAGTTGGGCCGAAGGAGTGGATGGATTTCGTCGAGATGGCCAATCTCGAATGCTCGGTGCTCTATCCGACCAAGGGGCTGCGCATCGGTAACATCAGCCACCCCGATTGGGCCTGCTACGTGGCGCGCGCTTACAACAACTGGCTGCACGAGCGTTATTTGAAGGCGAGTCCGCGCTTGAAAGGCATGGCGCTACTGCCGATGCAGGACGTTGAGGAGGCCGTCGTCGAGCTGCGCCGTGTGATTACCGAGTTGGGCTTTGTTGGCGCCATGCTGCCGTCGCGCGGTCTGCCCTTCGATCTTGGTCACAAGACTTACTGGCCGATCTATGCGGAAGCGGAGCGGCTTGGCTGCGCCCTTGGCGTGCATGGCGGCGCGCATCACAGCATGGGGCTCGATACGTTCGAAACCTTCGTGCCAATTCACGCGCTGGGTCATCCGTTGTCGCTGATCATTGGTTTCACCGGCATGGTCTATCACGGTGTGTTTAATCAATTCCCCAAGCTGCGCATGGGATTTCTCGAAGGCGGCGCCGGCTGGGTGACGTTCTGGATGGATCGCTTGGATCGTTCGCACTCTTACCATATTGAGTTGAACTTGCGGGGCAAGTACAAAGGCCCGTCGATGGAAGATGTGCCGAGCGATTACATCAAAAAAGGCCAAGTGTTTATCGGCTGCGAAGGCAACGAAGAAGGTTTGCCCTATCAAATTCAACGGGCCGGCAATCAGCATTTTCTTTTCGCCAGCGATTTCCCCCACGAGATCGGCCCCGAGGATATTTTGCACGAAATTGAAGAGGTCGCCGAAGCGCCGATCAGCGATGACGACAAGCGGGCGGTGCTGCGCGAGAATGCCAAACGATTCTATCGAATCTAG
- a CDS encoding TAXI family TRAP transporter solute-binding subunit, producing MTFWTIGWRFFLALSFVLMPGMALRDAAAKLDCSAAGSGGEMPRTAAIATNPAGTGAHALGAGLASVANKAAGVNLKVQPYNGPNAWMPLLESGELELGVLNILDSQMAATGTGNYKKAYPMLRVIAGGVFPFTASVMVRDKSDIKQISDLRGKRMAWDYGGHMISQTFLNAVLETGGIKPGDVQQIRVSNVNDGIRAVPEGKVDATWASLGTGTNEEANAMEPVRFLNVPNNDNSNKILGRYGGSVVKATPSAGVRGDTTVLGYALHIVGSSKLSDRFVGALVKAWWDNLAELQTIHPLFKQWTKENQAITNFTIPYHPGAIKFHRESGVWGAKHDARTKEICA from the coding sequence ATGACGTTCTGGACCATCGGCTGGCGATTTTTTCTGGCGCTGAGCTTCGTGCTCATGCCGGGAATGGCGCTGCGCGACGCAGCGGCAAAACTCGATTGCAGCGCCGCCGGCAGCGGCGGCGAAATGCCGCGCACAGCGGCAATCGCCACCAACCCCGCCGGCACCGGGGCGCACGCGCTTGGCGCCGGCCTCGCCTCGGTGGCCAACAAAGCCGCGGGCGTCAATCTCAAAGTTCAGCCCTACAACGGCCCCAACGCCTGGATGCCGCTGCTGGAGAGCGGTGAATTAGAGCTGGGCGTGCTCAACATTCTCGACTCGCAAATGGCCGCAACCGGCACGGGCAATTACAAAAAAGCCTATCCCATGCTGCGCGTGATCGCCGGCGGTGTTTTCCCATTCACCGCGTCGGTGATGGTGCGCGACAAGTCGGATATCAAGCAGATCAGCGACCTCAGGGGCAAACGCATGGCGTGGGACTACGGCGGCCACATGATTTCGCAGACCTTTCTGAATGCGGTCTTGGAGACCGGCGGCATCAAGCCGGGCGATGTCCAGCAAATTCGCGTCTCCAACGTCAACGACGGCATCCGCGCCGTGCCCGAGGGAAAAGTCGATGCCACGTGGGCCTCCCTCGGTACCGGCACCAATGAAGAAGCGAATGCGATGGAGCCGGTGCGCTTTCTCAACGTGCCCAATAACGACAACTCCAATAAGATCCTCGGCCGCTACGGCGGCTCGGTGGTCAAGGCGACGCCGTCGGCCGGCGTGCGCGGCGACACCACCGTGCTCGGTTACGCTTTGCACATCGTCGGGTCGAGCAAGTTGAGCGACCGCTTCGTCGGCGCTCTGGTCAAAGCCTGGTGGGACAATCTTGCCGAGCTGCAGACGATTCATCCGCTATTCAAACAATGGACCAAAGAGAACCAGGCGATCACCAACTTCACGATTCCGTATCATCCGGGCGCGATCAAGTTTCACCGCGAGAGCGGCGTGTGGGGCGCCAAACATGACGCCCGCACCAAGGAGATTTGCGCATAG
- a CDS encoding TAXI family TRAP transporter solute-binding subunit → MMRKIGSRRSLAVITISFFLLAPVHFASAKLDCGPAAAGNDLPRTAAIAANPAGTGAHALASGLAATASKVTGVTVKVQPYNGPNAWMPLMESGELEFGVLNILDAQMAASGTGNYKKAYPMLRVVAGGVFPFTGSIMVRDKSDIKQLADLKGKRMGWDYGGHAVTQTWLQAIMEVGGLKPTDVTQFRVSTVNDAIRALVDGRVDATFSAVGTGTNEEANAQEPIRFLGIQNVEAANKILGRYGGAAVKAIPAAGIRGDINVIGYALHIVGSSKVNERTVTAITKAWWDNIGELQTVHPLFKQWNKENQAITNFTIPYHPGAVKFYKEAGVWSAKHDARTKEICG, encoded by the coding sequence ATGATGAGAAAGATTGGCTCGAGACGATCCCTTGCAGTCATAACGATTTCATTTTTCTTGTTGGCTCCAGTTCATTTCGCCAGTGCCAAGCTCGATTGCGGTCCAGCAGCGGCGGGCAACGATTTGCCGCGCACGGCCGCGATCGCCGCCAATCCGGCCGGCACGGGCGCCCACGCGCTCGCCTCAGGTTTGGCCGCCACGGCGAGCAAAGTGACCGGGGTCACGGTCAAAGTCCAACCTTATAATGGCCCCAACGCCTGGATGCCGCTGATGGAAAGCGGCGAGCTGGAGTTCGGCGTGTTGAACATCCTCGACGCCCAGATGGCCGCCAGCGGCACCGGCAACTATAAGAAAGCCTATCCGATGCTGCGCGTGGTGGCCGGCGGCGTCTTCCCGTTCACCGGCAGCATCATGGTGCGCGATAAGTCCGACATCAAACAATTGGCCGATCTCAAGGGCAAGCGCATGGGCTGGGACTACGGCGGCCATGCGGTGACGCAGACCTGGCTGCAGGCGATCATGGAAGTGGGTGGCTTGAAACCGACAGACGTGACCCAGTTCCGGGTTTCAACGGTCAATGACGCCATCCGGGCGCTGGTCGACGGCCGCGTCGACGCGACCTTTTCCGCCGTCGGCACCGGCACGAATGAGGAAGCCAACGCCCAAGAGCCGATTCGCTTTCTCGGCATTCAAAATGTCGAGGCGGCGAACAAGATACTCGGCCGCTATGGCGGTGCCGCAGTGAAAGCGATTCCGGCGGCGGGCATCCGCGGCGATATCAATGTCATCGGCTACGCGCTCCATATCGTCGGCTCGTCCAAGGTCAACGAACGCACGGTGACGGCCATCACCAAAGCATGGTGGGATAATATCGGCGAATTGCAGACAGTCCATCCGCTGTTCAAACAGTGGAACAAGGAGAATCAGGCGATCACCAACTTCACGATTCCTTACCATCCGGGGGCGGTGAAGTTTTATAAAGAAGCCGGTGTTTGGAGCGCCAAGCACGACGCCCGGACCAAAGAGATCTGCGGCTAG
- a CDS encoding TAXI family TRAP transporter solute-binding subunit, translating into MHGKTRANIFAPLLLLAQLIFAAGAGAKVDCGPVTNNSNDLARSVAIGTSPAGTGAFSLGSGLAAVASKATPIIAKVQPYAGPNTFVPLLESGEIEFGIINILDSYMAMTGTGTYKRTFPSLRVLTGGVFPFTGGIMVRDKSDIRLVSDLKGKRLAWDFGGHAVVQALFNAALETGGIKGSDVSQVRVTTSNDGIRGVAEGKVDATYASLGTGQNEEANAQEPIRFLSMPNTEANNKILGRLGASVVKAEPMTGIRGETFIVGYPLHILTSTKVNERTAMAVLKAWWDNHAELQTIHPLFKQFTKDVQAITNFTIPYHSGAVKFYKEAGVWGAKHDARMKEICS; encoded by the coding sequence ATGCACGGCAAAACTCGCGCTAATATTTTTGCTCCGCTGCTGCTTCTCGCACAACTAATATTCGCGGCCGGCGCCGGCGCCAAAGTCGACTGCGGTCCGGTGACCAACAACAGTAACGATTTGGCGCGCAGCGTCGCCATCGGCACCAGCCCGGCGGGCACGGGGGCATTTTCCCTGGGCTCGGGCTTGGCCGCGGTGGCGAGTAAGGCAACCCCCATCATCGCCAAGGTGCAGCCCTATGCCGGCCCCAATACGTTTGTGCCGCTGCTCGAAAGCGGCGAAATCGAGTTCGGCATCATCAACATTCTCGATTCCTATATGGCGATGACCGGCACGGGGACCTACAAGCGTACTTTCCCTAGCCTGCGCGTCCTGACCGGCGGTGTGTTTCCGTTCACCGGCGGCATCATGGTGCGCGACAAATCGGATATTCGCCTGGTGAGCGATTTGAAGGGCAAGCGGCTGGCGTGGGATTTCGGCGGCCACGCGGTGGTCCAGGCATTGTTCAACGCGGCGCTGGAGACCGGCGGCATCAAAGGCTCGGATGTTTCCCAGGTGCGCGTGACGACCTCCAATGACGGCATCCGCGGCGTCGCCGAAGGCAAAGTGGACGCCACCTACGCATCGCTGGGCACCGGCCAGAACGAAGAAGCCAACGCCCAGGAGCCGATTCGCTTCCTGAGCATGCCAAACACCGAGGCTAACAATAAAATCCTCGGGCGTCTCGGCGCGTCGGTGGTGAAAGCCGAGCCGATGACCGGCATCCGCGGCGAGACTTTCATCGTCGGCTATCCGCTGCATATTCTCACCTCCACCAAGGTCAACGAGCGCACGGCCATGGCGGTGCTCAAAGCTTGGTGGGACAATCACGCCGAGCTGCAAACGATTCATCCGCTGTTCAAGCAGTTCACCAAGGACGTGCAGGCGATTACGAATTTCACGATTCCGTACCATTCGGGGGCGGTGAAGTTTTACAAAGAAGCCGGCGTCTGGGGCGCGAAGCATGACGCGCGGATGAAGGAGATTTGCAGTTGA
- a CDS encoding TAXI family TRAP transporter solute-binding subunit → MKAKLLANLGVILLAMASFLWPQWSVTALAQTKIACGPTLNTSSDLPKTIAIGTNLAGTGAHALGSGLAAVASKITPIIGKVQPYNGPNAWMPLMDSGELEFGIMNIIDAKMAATGTGNYKKAYPTLRVATGGMFPFTGSMTVRDKSDIKQIGDLKGKRVAWDFGGHAITQTWQSAALETGGIKASDVVQVRFSNLNDALRAVPEGKVDASFSAIGIGIVEEANAMEPIRFLNIPPNDNSNRILAQYGGSVVKSDPAAGIRGDTTVIGYPLHLVTSTKLSERTVSTLVKVWLDNLAELQTIHPLFKKWTKENQVIDNFTIPYHPGAVKFYKEAGMWSAKHDARTKEICS, encoded by the coding sequence ATGAAAGCAAAATTATTAGCGAACCTCGGCGTGATCCTGCTCGCGATGGCGTCATTCCTCTGGCCGCAGTGGAGCGTGACTGCGCTGGCGCAAACGAAAATCGCCTGCGGGCCGACGCTCAATACGAGTAGCGACCTGCCAAAAACCATTGCCATTGGGACCAATCTAGCTGGGACTGGGGCTCACGCATTGGGTTCCGGGCTGGCCGCGGTGGCGAGCAAGATCACGCCGATCATCGGCAAGGTGCAACCCTACAATGGCCCCAACGCTTGGATGCCGCTGATGGACAGCGGCGAGCTGGAATTCGGCATCATGAACATCATCGACGCCAAGATGGCGGCCACGGGCACCGGCAACTATAAGAAGGCCTATCCGACTCTCAGAGTCGCCACCGGCGGCATGTTTCCCTTCACCGGCAGCATGACGGTGCGCGATAAATCCGATATCAAGCAGATTGGCGATCTCAAAGGTAAACGGGTGGCGTGGGATTTCGGCGGCCATGCGATCACCCAGACCTGGCAAAGCGCGGCGCTGGAAACCGGCGGGATCAAAGCCAGTGACGTCGTACAGGTACGTTTCTCGAATCTTAACGATGCTCTGCGCGCCGTGCCGGAGGGCAAAGTGGACGCGTCCTTCAGCGCTATCGGCATCGGCATCGTCGAAGAAGCCAACGCAATGGAGCCGATTCGGTTTCTCAACATCCCGCCCAACGACAATTCCAACAGAATCCTCGCCCAATATGGCGGATCGGTGGTCAAATCGGATCCCGCCGCGGGTATCCGCGGCGACACCACTGTGATCGGCTACCCGCTCCATTTAGTCACATCGACGAAGCTAAGCGAAAGAACCGTCAGCACATTGGTAAAAGTCTGGTTGGATAATCTGGCGGAACTGCAAACGATCCATCCATTGTTCAAGAAGTGGACCAAGGAAAATCAGGTGATCGACAACTTCACGATTCCCTACCATCCTGGGGCCGTAAAATTCTACAAAGAGGCGGGCATGTGGTCAGCCAAGCATGACGCGCGCACCAAGGAGATTTGCAGCTGA
- a CDS encoding TRAP transporter fused permease subunit, translated as MEIEENVRTRDLSGFVEVLGRCLLVAIPLTGMFFLLNLPQYLGWLVFNEQYLGLYLGLALCATYLLVPAVPRPSKRVPWYDVIASIAGLAVGLYVFIFYPAIVNSLGEISTERVILGIVTIFLLAEGSRRLIGWPLVIIAGFFFFYALFAYIFPGDFYGKGWSISRLATYLYLDANGIFGQALQVGASIVVVFVIFGEVLHRVGGAEFLSDFALALMGRFRGGQAKIAIVSSSLFGNISGSAVANVVVDGAFTIPMMKKAGYPPPQAAAVEAVASTGGQIMPPVMGAAAFLIAEYLQMPYASVALAALVPAILYYVTLFIQVDLLAARNGIRGLPREEVPALLPVLKRSASFVVPLAVLIFWMFFLNRRPEEAGLLAALAALIIGFFTPGVKIGWSGIFQILMNAGRGMLEIATITGLAGVVIGVLQLTGLGFTLTLTLLNLGQSNALLLLVLTAVVSIILGMGMPTTAVYVLLAVLVAPGLVKLGIVPIAAHLFIFYFGMLSMVTPPVCIASYAAATIGKTDPVQTGWQAMKLCSIAYVVPFLFVFSPSLLLIGRWYEVVLSVATAIAGSILLGVGIVGYLFRPVPALKRALFLIAAVGLLIPVVHTGKFAMLTWASNGIGFALALTLVFIEWAARRPQAAMSVTARTGAAK; from the coding sequence ATGGAAATCGAAGAGAATGTCCGCACCCGTGACTTGAGCGGCTTTGTCGAAGTCCTCGGGCGCTGTCTGTTGGTGGCGATCCCGCTGACGGGCATGTTTTTCCTGTTGAACCTGCCCCAATATCTAGGCTGGTTGGTTTTTAACGAACAGTATCTCGGGCTCTATCTGGGACTAGCGCTGTGCGCGACCTATCTCCTCGTACCGGCGGTGCCGCGCCCCAGCAAGAGGGTGCCCTGGTACGATGTCATTGCTTCCATCGCGGGTCTCGCGGTGGGGCTCTACGTTTTTATTTTTTACCCGGCAATCGTCAATTCGCTGGGGGAGATCTCCACCGAGCGGGTGATTCTCGGCATCGTTACGATTTTCCTGCTCGCCGAAGGCTCGCGCCGTTTGATCGGCTGGCCGCTGGTCATCATCGCCGGGTTTTTCTTCTTTTATGCACTGTTCGCCTATATCTTTCCGGGCGATTTCTACGGCAAGGGATGGTCGATCAGCCGGCTTGCCACCTATCTCTATCTCGACGCCAACGGCATCTTTGGCCAGGCGCTTCAGGTGGGCGCCAGCATCGTGGTTGTCTTCGTCATTTTCGGCGAAGTGCTGCATCGGGTCGGCGGCGCCGAATTTCTGAGCGATTTCGCCCTCGCGCTCATGGGCCGGTTTCGCGGCGGCCAGGCGAAGATCGCCATCGTGTCGTCGAGCCTATTTGGCAACATCAGTGGCAGCGCCGTGGCCAATGTGGTCGTCGACGGCGCGTTTACCATTCCGATGATGAAAAAAGCCGGCTATCCGCCGCCCCAGGCGGCCGCCGTGGAAGCGGTGGCGTCGACCGGCGGGCAGATTATGCCGCCAGTCATGGGCGCAGCGGCGTTCTTGATCGCCGAATACTTGCAAATGCCCTACGCCAGCGTGGCGCTCGCGGCGCTGGTGCCGGCGATTCTTTACTACGTTACCCTGTTCATCCAAGTCGATCTTTTGGCCGCGCGCAACGGCATCCGCGGCCTGCCGCGCGAAGAGGTGCCCGCGCTTCTGCCAGTGCTCAAGCGCTCGGCGAGCTTTGTCGTGCCGCTGGCGGTGCTGATCTTCTGGATGTTTTTCCTGAACCGCCGGCCGGAAGAGGCTGGACTTCTCGCCGCACTGGCGGCGTTGATCATTGGATTTTTCACGCCCGGCGTCAAAATCGGCTGGAGCGGCATATTTCAGATACTCATGAACGCCGGCCGCGGCATGTTGGAGATTGCCACGATCACCGGACTCGCCGGCGTGGTGATCGGCGTCTTGCAGCTGACCGGATTGGGTTTTACGCTGACGTTGACCTTGCTCAACCTCGGCCAGAGCAACGCGCTCCTCCTGCTCGTGCTCACGGCGGTCGTCAGCATCATCCTCGGCATGGGCATGCCGACCACCGCGGTCTACGTCTTGTTGGCAGTGTTGGTGGCGCCGGGGTTGGTGAAGCTCGGCATCGTGCCCATCGCCGCGCACCTATTCATCTTCTACTTTGGCATGTTGAGCATGGTGACACCGCCGGTGTGCATCGCCAGCTACGCCGCGGCCACCATCGGCAAAACCGATCCGGTGCAAACCGGCTGGCAGGCGATGAAGCTCTGCAGCATCGCCTACGTCGTGCCGTTCCTGTTTGTGTTTTCGCCGTCGCTGCTTTTGATCGGCCGCTGGTACGAAGTCGTGCTCTCGGTGGCAACCGCCATTGCCGGTTCCATCTTGCTCGGTGTCGGCATTGTTGGTTATCTATTTCGCCCGGTGCCGGCGCTGAAGCGGGCGCTGTTCCTGATCGCCGCGGTCGGATTATTGATTCCAGTCGTGCACACTGGCAAGTTCGCCATGCTCACCTGGGCAAGCAACGGCATCGGTTTCGCTCTCGCGTTAACACTTGTTTTCATCGAATGGGCGGCGCGCAGGCCGCAAGCGGCGATGTCGGTGACGGCGCGGACAGGCGCGGCGAAATAG
- a CDS encoding ABC transporter substrate-binding protein produces MKHPLKLLSVWLLLAAPPAAAQSDKVFNVGVAGPAISLTYAHLAHDAGLWRKHGLETKVTVFESGSTLAQVARSGEVKIALNSGPTTVASRTQGADTIMLACLVNTLPYSLVTTKQITQWGQLKGKKIAISRFGSGTDTAVRLVLRKQGIDPVKDVTLLQIGTQPSRVQALSAGSIDATLLSAPLDFEAKKLGHHILLDIATLKIPYPQLIVETTEKYVRAEPQTVKRFLKGFIESVHFAKKNPEATKNAMTQHLKTQDPDILEASYRSFLQVTDYGAYPSLDGVRNAINEVAGRVPAAKSKRPEEFVDTSFLKELDKEGFFKQLN; encoded by the coding sequence ATGAAGCATCCACTAAAGCTGCTCAGTGTCTGGTTGTTGCTGGCGGCGCCGCCGGCCGCTGCCCAATCGGACAAGGTTTTTAACGTTGGTGTCGCCGGCCCGGCGATCAGCCTGACCTATGCCCATCTGGCCCATGACGCCGGCTTGTGGCGCAAGCACGGCCTAGAGACCAAAGTCACGGTCTTCGAGTCCGGCAGCACGCTGGCGCAAGTGGCGCGCTCAGGCGAGGTCAAGATCGCGCTCAACTCCGGCCCGACCACAGTGGCGTCGCGCACCCAGGGCGCCGACACCATCATGCTGGCCTGTCTGGTCAATACACTGCCCTATAGCCTGGTGACGACGAAACAAATCACCCAATGGGGGCAGCTAAAGGGCAAGAAGATCGCGATTAGCCGTTTCGGCTCCGGCACGGACACGGCGGTGCGCTTGGTGTTGCGCAAACAGGGCATCGACCCTGTCAAAGACGTAACCCTGCTGCAGATCGGTACACAGCCAAGCCGCGTGCAAGCGTTGTCCGCCGGCTCCATCGACGCAACTCTACTCTCGGCGCCGCTGGATTTCGAGGCGAAGAAATTGGGGCACCACATATTGCTCGACATCGCCACGCTCAAGATTCCCTATCCCCAACTGATCGTCGAGACGACGGAGAAATACGTTCGCGCCGAACCGCAGACGGTCAAGCGCTTTCTCAAGGGCTTTATCGAAAGCGTCCACTTCGCAAAGAAGAACCCTGAGGCCACCAAAAATGCCATGACACAACATTTGAAGACTCAAGATCCGGACATCCTTGAGGCAAGCTACAGAAGCTTCTTGCAGGTGACGGACTATGGCGCCTATCCCAGTCTCGATGGCGTGCGCAACGCCATCAACGAAGTGGCGGGCCGCGTGCCGGCGGCAAAATCCAAGCGGCCCGAGGAGTTTGTCGACACGAGCTTCTTGAAAGAGCTCGACAAAGAAGGCTTCTTCAAGCAGCTCAACTAA